The following proteins come from a genomic window of Achromobacter sp. AONIH1:
- the mnmE gene encoding tRNA uridine-5-carboxymethylaminomethyl(34) synthesis GTPase MnmE, with protein MSVHAPIAAIATAPGRGGIGVVRVSGADLSGLVRKLFQRDLTPRHAHYLPFKSMDGELLDEGIALYFRAPHSYTGEDVLELQGHGGPAVLRRVLDSCLAAGRDQGLRLAEPGEFTRRAFLNDRMDLAQAEAVADLIDASSVAAARGAMASLSGEFSARVNDLSDRIIHLRMLVEATLDFPEEEIDFLEKYQARPTLDALAADLGRLIAQARQGVILREGLHVVLAGQPNVGKSSLLNALAGDDIAIVTPIAGTTRDKVVQEIHIDGVPLHIVDTAGLRETEDTVESIGIARSWQEIERADLILHLQDATQPGDELDAQITARLPPRTPMLKVFNKVDLLSTAFSAGPGELGISAKRGLGLDALRAELLKIAGWNPGAESPWLARERHLHALQAAAEHLALAGEHAKQDDRVLDLFAEELRLAHDSLSGITGKFTSDDLLGEIFSSFCIGK; from the coding sequence ATGTCAGTCCACGCCCCCATCGCCGCCATCGCCACCGCACCAGGAAGGGGCGGCATCGGCGTCGTGCGCGTTTCCGGTGCGGATCTGTCCGGATTGGTGCGCAAATTGTTCCAGCGCGACCTCACGCCGCGCCACGCGCACTACCTGCCGTTCAAATCGATGGACGGCGAGCTGCTCGACGAAGGCATCGCGCTGTACTTCCGCGCCCCGCATTCCTATACCGGCGAGGACGTGCTAGAGCTGCAGGGCCACGGCGGTCCCGCCGTGCTGCGCCGCGTGCTCGACAGCTGCCTGGCCGCCGGCCGCGACCAGGGCCTGCGCCTGGCCGAGCCCGGCGAGTTCACCCGCCGCGCCTTCCTCAACGACCGCATGGACCTGGCCCAGGCCGAGGCCGTGGCCGACCTGATCGACGCGTCCTCGGTGGCCGCCGCGCGCGGCGCCATGGCCTCGCTGTCGGGCGAATTCTCGGCCCGCGTCAACGACCTGTCCGACCGCATCATCCACCTGCGCATGCTGGTCGAGGCCACACTGGATTTCCCCGAAGAGGAAATCGACTTCCTTGAAAAATACCAGGCCCGCCCGACGTTGGACGCGCTGGCCGCCGACCTCGGCCGCCTGATCGCCCAGGCCCGCCAGGGCGTGATCCTGCGCGAAGGCCTGCACGTGGTGCTGGCCGGCCAGCCCAACGTCGGCAAGTCCAGCCTGCTCAACGCGCTGGCCGGCGACGACATCGCCATCGTCACGCCCATCGCCGGCACCACGCGCGACAAGGTGGTGCAGGAAATCCATATCGACGGCGTGCCGCTGCACATCGTCGACACCGCCGGCCTGCGCGAAACCGAGGACACGGTGGAAAGCATCGGCATCGCCCGCAGCTGGCAGGAAATCGAACGCGCCGACCTCATCCTGCACCTGCAGGACGCCACCCAGCCCGGCGACGAACTCGACGCCCAGATCACCGCCCGCCTGCCGCCGCGCACGCCGATGCTGAAGGTGTTCAACAAGGTGGATCTGTTATCCACAGCTTTTTCCGCCGGGCCGGGCGAGCTGGGCATCTCGGCCAAGCGCGGACTGGGGCTGGACGCGCTGCGCGCGGAGCTGCTGAAGATCGCGGGGTGGAATCCGGGCGCGGAGTCGCCGTGGCTGGCGCGCGAGCGGCATCTGCATGCGTTGCAGGCGGCGGCCGAGCATTTGGCGCTGGCGGGCGAGCATGCGAAGCAGGATGATCGGGTGCTGGATCTGTTCGCCGAGGAATTGCGGCTGGCGCATGACAGCTTGTCGGGGATCACGGGGAAGTTCACCAGCGATGATTTGCTGGGGGAGATTTTTTCCAGTTTTTGTATTGGGAAGTGA
- a CDS encoding ABC transporter substrate-binding protein translates to MASRFSRVLACGSAAVVLAFGACSAAMARDLVIALKTEPSSMDPQYHALTPNTQISQTIFDTLVATDAQLKPVPALAESWTVDGKVWTFKLRPGVKFSDGTPFTAEDVVFTYDRVPKVPNSPSPFTLYLGSVAKTEAVDPMTLRITTKDVAPNLLVNLAQLPIMSKKAASGPAAEGKTTTELNSGDGLVGTGPYKFVSWKRGAEFVLARNDSYWGKKPEWDKVIYRPISNPAARVAALLAGDVDMIEDPPTDDLPKLKGDKKLYVEETPSVRVVYVALDQHAEPSPGVQGTDKNPMKDKRVREALSLAINRDALVERVMGGVALPAGNLLPYPMSGSSKEHSKAPKADVEKAKALLKEAGYPNGFSITLGSPSGRYVNDSKVAQAIASMWTRIGVKTSVDAMAPPVFFKNRDSYAFSAYLAGWSVTSGEMSNALTALLVTRNPEAGLGTTNRSRYSNPKMDELVKEASSTMDDAKRADLLARASNIAMDDYAMLPVHFELSVWAMKGDIRYQGRPDQVTLAQFATLKK, encoded by the coding sequence ATGGCATCTCGGTTTTCGCGTGTATTGGCCTGCGGCAGTGCCGCGGTGGTGTTGGCGTTCGGCGCCTGTAGCGCGGCCATGGCGCGCGATCTGGTGATCGCGCTCAAGACCGAGCCGTCTTCGATGGATCCGCAATACCACGCGCTGACGCCAAATACGCAGATCTCCCAGACCATCTTCGACACGCTGGTCGCCACCGACGCGCAGTTGAAGCCGGTGCCGGCGCTGGCCGAGTCCTGGACCGTGGATGGCAAGGTCTGGACCTTCAAGCTGCGTCCCGGCGTGAAGTTCTCGGACGGTACTCCCTTCACCGCCGAGGACGTGGTCTTCACCTATGACCGCGTGCCCAAGGTGCCGAACAGCCCCTCGCCCTTCACGCTGTACCTGGGTTCGGTCGCCAAGACCGAGGCCGTCGATCCGATGACGCTGCGCATCACCACCAAGGACGTGGCGCCGAACCTGCTGGTGAACCTGGCGCAGCTGCCCATCATGTCGAAGAAGGCCGCCTCCGGGCCGGCCGCCGAGGGCAAGACCACCACCGAGCTGAACAGCGGCGACGGCCTGGTGGGCACCGGCCCCTACAAGTTCGTGTCCTGGAAGCGCGGCGCCGAGTTCGTGCTGGCGCGCAATGACAGCTATTGGGGCAAGAAGCCCGAGTGGGACAAGGTGATCTACCGCCCGATCAGCAATCCCGCCGCGCGCGTGGCCGCGCTGCTGGCCGGCGACGTGGACATGATCGAGGATCCCCCCACCGACGACCTGCCCAAGCTCAAGGGCGACAAGAAGCTCTACGTCGAGGAAACCCCCTCGGTGCGCGTGGTGTACGTGGCGCTGGACCAGCATGCCGAGCCCTCGCCCGGCGTGCAGGGCACGGACAAGAACCCGATGAAGGACAAGCGCGTGCGCGAGGCGCTGTCGCTGGCGATCAATCGCGACGCGCTGGTCGAGCGCGTGATGGGCGGCGTGGCGCTGCCCGCTGGCAACCTGCTGCCCTACCCCATGTCCGGGTCGAGCAAAGAGCATTCCAAGGCGCCCAAGGCCGATGTGGAAAAGGCCAAGGCGCTGCTCAAGGAAGCCGGCTATCCCAACGGCTTCTCGATCACGCTGGGCTCGCCCTCGGGCCGCTACGTGAACGACTCCAAGGTGGCGCAGGCGATCGCGTCCATGTGGACGCGCATCGGCGTGAAGACCAGCGTGGACGCGATGGCGCCGCCGGTGTTCTTCAAGAACCGCGATTCCTATGCGTTCTCGGCCTATCTGGCGGGCTGGTCGGTGACCAGCGGCGAGATGTCCAATGCGCTGACCGCGCTGTTGGTGACGCGCAATCCGGAAGCGGGTCTGGGCACCACCAACCGCAGCCGCTACTCCAACCCCAAGATGGATGAGCTGGTGAAGGAAGCCTCGTCCACCATGGATGATGCCAAGCGCGCCGACCTGCTTGCGCGCGCCAGCAACATCGCCATGGACGACTACGCGATGTTGCCGGTGCACTTCGAGCTGTCGGTGTGGGCCATGAAGGGCGACATCCGCTACCAGGGCCGGCCCGACCAGGTCACCCTCGCGCAGTTCGCCACCCTGAAGAAGTAA
- a CDS encoding ABC transporter permease: protein MLATIVRRLLQTVVVMLVMSALVFAGIYMVGDPVSMLASPEATEAQRAAIRASLGLDLPLWRQYLIFMGQAVRGDFGNSFLTGEPAMRLILERMPATVELASVAMLLSVLIGVPLGILAGLKPRAPGSRAIMTGSVLGFSLPNFWVGLMLIMVFAVMLGWVPAGGRGQTVSIGSLQLSVLTLDGWASLALPAATIAFAKCAMIIRVTRAATREALPMDYIKFARAKGLSERRVLGVHLLKNILIPVVTVAGLEFGQVMAFAVVTETVFSWPGMGKLLIDSIINLDRPVVVAYLLLIVFFLVMLNLVVDIIYTVLDPRVRQDGRR, encoded by the coding sequence GTGCTGGCGACTATCGTAAGAAGGCTGTTGCAGACTGTCGTGGTCATGCTGGTGATGTCGGCGCTGGTGTTCGCCGGCATCTACATGGTGGGCGATCCGGTGTCGATGCTGGCCAGTCCGGAGGCCACCGAGGCCCAGCGCGCGGCGATCCGCGCGTCGCTGGGCCTGGACCTGCCATTGTGGCGGCAATACCTGATCTTCATGGGTCAGGCGGTGCGCGGCGACTTCGGCAACAGCTTCCTGACCGGCGAGCCGGCCATGCGCCTGATCCTGGAGCGCATGCCTGCCACGGTGGAGCTGGCCTCGGTGGCCATGCTGCTGTCGGTGCTGATCGGCGTGCCGCTGGGCATCCTGGCGGGCCTGAAGCCGCGCGCGCCCGGCTCGCGCGCCATCATGACGGGCTCGGTGCTGGGCTTCTCGCTGCCGAACTTCTGGGTCGGGCTGATGCTCATCATGGTGTTCGCCGTGATGCTGGGCTGGGTGCCGGCCGGCGGGCGCGGGCAGACCGTCAGCATCGGCTCGCTGCAGCTCAGCGTGCTGACGCTGGACGGCTGGGCCAGCCTGGCGCTGCCCGCGGCCACCATCGCCTTCGCCAAGTGCGCCATGATCATCCGCGTGACGCGCGCCGCCACGCGCGAGGCCCTGCCCATGGACTACATCAAGTTCGCGCGCGCCAAGGGCCTGTCAGAGCGCCGCGTGCTGGGCGTGCACCTGCTCAAGAACATCCTGATCCCCGTGGTGACGGTGGCCGGCCTGGAGTTCGGCCAGGTCATGGCCTTCGCGGTGGTCACCGAGACCGTGTTTTCCTGGCCGGGCATGGGCAAGCTGCTGATCGATTCCATCATCAACCTGGACCGTCCGGTGGTGGTGGCGTATCTGCTCCTGATTGTGTTCTTCCTGGTCATGCTCAACCTTGTGGTGGACATCATCTACACGGTGCTGGATCCCCGCGTCAGACAGGACGGCCGCCGATGA
- a CDS encoding ABC transporter permease produces MTTPAIASAPAARPEQTPWRRFVSDFCASKLALLGLVMLVVIVGAALLAPWIAPQNPYDLAALDIMDSKLRPGSASGDGAMRYWLGTDGLARDLLSAILYGMRTSLLVAAVSVLAAFGIGATVGLIAAYFGGRIDALLMRIVDIQLSFPAILVALMLLAILGKGVDKVIIALIVVQWAYFARAARGAALVERGKEYVEAARCMSLGWGRVLFRHVLPNCMPPLIVIATIDLAHAIALEATLSFLGVGVPVSEPSLGMLIYNGFEYLLSGQYWISFFPGIALALAIIAINLVGDHLRDVLNPRNAD; encoded by the coding sequence ATGACCACGCCCGCCATTGCCAGCGCGCCCGCCGCGCGCCCCGAACAGACGCCCTGGCGCCGCTTCGTGTCGGATTTCTGCGCCAGCAAGCTGGCCCTGCTGGGCCTGGTGATGCTGGTCGTGATCGTGGGCGCGGCGCTGCTGGCGCCGTGGATCGCGCCGCAGAATCCCTATGACCTGGCCGCGCTGGACATCATGGATTCCAAGCTCAGGCCCGGCAGCGCAAGCGGCGACGGCGCCATGCGCTACTGGCTGGGCACCGACGGGCTGGCGCGCGACCTCTTGTCGGCCATCCTGTACGGCATGCGCACCAGCCTGCTGGTGGCGGCCGTGTCGGTGCTGGCCGCCTTCGGCATCGGCGCGACGGTGGGGTTGATCGCGGCCTATTTCGGCGGCCGCATCGACGCGCTGCTGATGCGTATCGTCGACATCCAGCTGTCCTTCCCGGCCATCCTGGTGGCGCTGATGCTGCTGGCGATCCTGGGCAAGGGCGTGGACAAGGTGATCATCGCGCTCATCGTGGTGCAGTGGGCGTATTTCGCGCGGGCGGCGCGCGGCGCGGCGCTGGTCGAGCGCGGCAAGGAATACGTCGAGGCCGCGCGCTGCATGTCGCTGGGCTGGGGGCGCGTGCTGTTCCGCCATGTGCTGCCCAACTGCATGCCGCCCCTGATCGTCATCGCCACCATCGACCTGGCGCACGCCATCGCGCTGGAGGCCACGCTGTCCTTCCTGGGCGTGGGCGTGCCGGTGTCCGAGCCCTCGCTGGGCATGCTGATCTACAACGGCTTCGAGTACCTGCTGTCCGGGCAGTACTGGATTTCCTTCTTCCCCGGCATCGCGCTGGCGCTGGCCATCATCGCCATCAACCTGGTGGGCGACCACCTGCGCGATGTGCTCAACCCGCGCAACGCGGACTAG
- a CDS encoding ABC transporter ATP-binding protein translates to MQENLVDKSPAASGPVLDVRGLKTHFFTRNGVVRAVDGVDLHLAAGEILGLVGESGSGKSITGFSLMGLLDEPGRIVDGSIRFNGEELRGAAPARWRQLRGRDIAMIFQDPMMTLNPVLRVDTQMIEAVQAHGGASRDQARKRALETLAMVGIPAPEERLRAYPHQLSGGMRQRVAIAIALLNSPRLIIADEPTTALDVTIQGQILFEVQKLCQDTGTALIWITHDLAVVAGLADRVAVMYAGRVVETGTTEAVISHPMHPYTHGLIASIPTPESRGRPLEPIPGMTPSLLNLPQGCAFRGRCPRASDACLAEPQPQEIRPGQWVRCWHAGARDDA, encoded by the coding sequence ATGCAGGAAAACCTTGTGGACAAGTCGCCGGCGGCGTCCGGACCCGTGCTCGACGTGCGCGGCCTGAAGACGCATTTCTTCACGCGCAACGGCGTGGTCCGGGCCGTGGACGGCGTGGACCTGCATCTGGCGGCCGGCGAGATACTGGGCCTGGTGGGCGAGTCCGGCTCGGGCAAGAGCATCACCGGCTTCTCGCTGATGGGCCTGCTGGACGAGCCGGGCCGCATCGTCGACGGCAGCATCCGCTTCAACGGCGAGGAGCTGCGCGGCGCGGCGCCGGCCCGCTGGCGCCAACTGCGGGGGCGCGACATCGCGATGATCTTCCAGGATCCGATGATGACGCTGAACCCGGTGCTGCGCGTGGACACGCAGATGATCGAGGCGGTGCAGGCGCATGGCGGCGCATCGCGCGACCAGGCGCGCAAGCGCGCATTGGAAACGCTGGCCATGGTCGGCATACCCGCGCCCGAGGAACGGCTGCGCGCCTATCCGCACCAGCTGTCCGGCGGCATGCGCCAGCGCGTGGCCATCGCCATCGCGCTGCTGAATTCGCCGCGGCTCATCATCGCCGACGAGCCCACCACGGCGCTGGACGTGACCATCCAGGGGCAGATCCTGTTCGAGGTGCAGAAGCTGTGCCAGGACACCGGCACGGCGCTGATCTGGATCACCCACGATCTGGCCGTGGTGGCCGGGCTGGCCGACCGCGTGGCTGTGATGTACGCGGGCCGCGTGGTGGAGACCGGCACGACCGAGGCCGTCATCAGCCATCCCATGCACCCTTACACGCACGGCCTGATCGCATCGATTCCCACGCCGGAATCGCGCGGGCGGCCATTGGAACCGATACCGGGCATGACCCCTTCGCTGCTCAACCTGCCGCAAGGCTGCGCGTTCCGGGGCCGCTGCCCGCGCGCGAGCGACGCCTGTCTGGCCGAGCCCCAGCCGCAGGAAATCCGTCCCGGCCAATGGGTGCGCTGCTGGCACGCGGGAGCGCGCGATGACGCATGA
- a CDS encoding ABC transporter ATP-binding protein, giving the protein MTHDATTPILSLRGVELRFVQPVDLAGRIANLLGAGLKTQVVHAVAGVDLDVMPGEVIGIVGESGCGKSTLGRIVSGILPPSAGELRYRGKPVQGLPGPERRAYELGVQMIFQDPYASLNPRMRVREIIGEAPVAHKLVAARDKADYVAGLMRQVGLDPGYAQRYPHQFSGGQRQRIGIARALALKPSVIVCDEAVAALDVSIQAQVLNLFERLRGELDLTYLFISHNLSVVSHISDRVAIMYLGRVVELAPTDEIFQRANHPYTQALLKELPTLTPGRRAYRPIKGELPSPLDPPTGCAFHPRCPQAMPRCKTERPLLRAIAPGHVSACHLNDEGAAPASASG; this is encoded by the coding sequence ATGACGCATGACGCTACGACGCCCATCCTGTCGCTGCGCGGCGTCGAGCTGCGCTTCGTGCAGCCGGTGGACCTGGCCGGCCGCATCGCCAACCTGCTGGGCGCGGGCCTGAAGACGCAGGTCGTGCACGCGGTGGCCGGCGTGGACCTGGATGTGATGCCGGGCGAGGTCATCGGCATCGTGGGCGAGTCGGGCTGCGGCAAGTCCACGCTGGGCCGCATCGTCTCGGGCATCCTGCCGCCCAGCGCGGGCGAGCTGCGCTATCGCGGCAAGCCGGTGCAGGGCCTGCCGGGCCCGGAACGGCGCGCCTACGAGCTGGGCGTGCAGATGATCTTCCAGGATCCCTATGCCTCGTTGAACCCGCGCATGCGGGTGCGCGAGATCATCGGCGAGGCGCCGGTGGCGCACAAGCTGGTGGCCGCGCGCGACAAGGCCGATTACGTGGCCGGGCTGATGCGCCAGGTCGGGCTGGACCCAGGCTATGCGCAGCGTTATCCGCACCAGTTCTCGGGCGGCCAGCGCCAGCGCATTGGCATCGCGCGCGCGCTGGCGCTCAAGCCCTCCGTCATCGTCTGCGACGAGGCGGTGGCGGCGCTGGACGTGTCGATCCAGGCGCAGGTGCTGAACCTGTTCGAGCGGCTGCGCGGCGAGCTGGACCTGACGTACCTGTTCATCAGCCACAACCTCAGCGTGGTCAGCCACATCTCGGACCGCGTGGCCATCATGTACCTGGGCCGCGTGGTCGAGCTGGCGCCCACCGACGAGATCTTCCAGCGCGCCAATCATCCGTACACGCAGGCGCTGCTGAAGGAACTGCCGACGCTGACGCCGGGCCGGCGCGCCTACCGGCCGATCAAGGGCGAGCTGCCGTCGCCGCTGGATCCGCCGACCGGCTGCGCCTTCCATCCGCGCTGTCCGCAGGCCATGCCGCGCTGCAAGACCGAAAGGCCCTTGCTGCGCGCGATCGCGCCGGGGCATGTCAGCGCCTGTCATCTGAACGATGAAGGGGCCGCGCCGGCCAGCGCCAGTGGTTGA
- a CDS encoding M20 aminoacylase family protein, which produces MKTIAEIERAHPELTALRRDIHAHPELAFQETRTSTLVAEKLRGWGLEVHTGLGKTGVVGILRAGSGKKTVGLRADMDALPMPEHNRFAHRSTISGRMHGCGHDGHTAMLLGAAQYLSTHRDFDGTVVFIFQPAEEGGNAGARAMMQDGLFDRFPCDAVFGIHNMPGMPVNQFGFRAGPTMASSNRWDIVIKGVGGHAAQPHASVDPIIVAADMVHALQTVISRSKNPLEQAVLSITQIHAGDAYNVIPGEAVLRGTVRTYSVETLDKIEADMRRIATTLPQVYGGTGELDFVRAYPPLVNWEQETAFAAQVAENAFGAEHVLRDMPPFMGAEDFSFFLEKVPGAYLFLGNGDGDHRMESYHGMGPCQLHNPNYDFNDALLPVGATYWVKLVQAYLPVEK; this is translated from the coding sequence ATGAAGACCATCGCCGAAATCGAACGCGCGCATCCCGAACTCACCGCGCTGCGCCGCGACATCCACGCCCATCCCGAACTCGCCTTCCAGGAAACGCGCACGTCCACGCTGGTGGCCGAAAAGCTGCGCGGCTGGGGCCTGGAAGTCCACACGGGCCTGGGGAAAACCGGCGTCGTCGGCATCCTGCGCGCCGGCAGCGGCAAGAAGACCGTGGGCCTGCGCGCCGACATGGACGCGTTGCCCATGCCCGAGCACAACCGCTTCGCGCACCGGTCCACCATCAGCGGCCGCATGCACGGCTGCGGCCATGACGGGCACACCGCCATGCTGCTGGGCGCGGCGCAGTACCTGTCCACGCACCGCGACTTCGACGGCACCGTGGTGTTCATCTTCCAGCCGGCCGAGGAAGGCGGCAACGCCGGCGCGCGCGCCATGATGCAGGACGGCCTGTTCGACCGCTTTCCCTGTGATGCCGTGTTCGGCATCCACAACATGCCGGGCATGCCGGTGAACCAGTTCGGCTTTCGCGCCGGCCCGACGATGGCGTCGAGCAACCGCTGGGACATCGTGATCAAGGGCGTGGGCGGCCACGCGGCACAGCCGCATGCCTCGGTGGATCCGATCATCGTCGCGGCCGACATGGTGCATGCCTTGCAGACCGTGATCTCGCGCAGCAAGAACCCGTTGGAACAGGCGGTGCTGTCGATCACGCAGATCCACGCCGGCGACGCCTACAACGTGATCCCGGGCGAGGCCGTGCTGCGCGGCACGGTGCGCACGTACTCGGTGGAAACGCTGGACAAGATCGAGGCCGACATGCGCCGCATCGCCACCACGCTGCCGCAGGTCTATGGCGGCACCGGCGAGCTGGATTTCGTGCGCGCCTATCCGCCGCTGGTGAACTGGGAACAGGAAACCGCCTTCGCCGCGCAGGTGGCCGAGAACGCGTTCGGCGCCGAGCACGTGCTGCGCGACATGCCGCCCTTCATGGGCGCCGAGGACTTCTCGTTCTTCCTGGAGAAAGTGCCGGGCGCCTATCTGTTCCTGGGCAATGGCGATGGCGACCATCGCATGGAAAGCTATCACGGCATGGGTCCGTGCCAGCTGCACAACCCGAACTACGATTTCAACGACGCGCTGCTGCCGGTGGGCGCCACGTACTGGGTCAAGCTGGTTCAGGCCTACCTGCCTGTGGAAAAGTAG
- a CDS encoding TauD/TfdA family dioxygenase, with product MPQSNALLRDVDAQAEPQAAQPQAFELRPLPGPLGAEIIGLDLSRELTREDFSRIHQAHLDHHLLVFRDQRITPRQHIDFSRRFGPLMIHVLHQFHLPGHPEILTVSNIIENGKPVGLGDAGKYWHSDISYKALPSLGSLLHAQELPSEGGDTLFANMHLAYDTLPEALRNAIEGRRAVHSYLAKYGQLQKEGNWRPDLSAQQVAQVQEVSHPVVRTHPENGRRALFVSEGFTTRIEGLPQDESDALLAELYAHSVRPEHVYRHHWREHDLVFWDNRSLIHLAGGTPDHLRRKLYRTTIEGDAPF from the coding sequence ATGCCCCAAAGCAATGCCCTGCTGCGCGATGTGGACGCGCAAGCGGAACCGCAAGCCGCCCAGCCGCAAGCCTTCGAGCTGCGCCCGCTGCCGGGTCCGCTGGGCGCCGAGATCATTGGCCTGGACCTGTCGCGCGAACTGACGCGCGAGGATTTTTCCCGCATCCATCAGGCGCACCTGGACCATCATCTGCTGGTGTTCCGCGATCAGCGCATCACGCCGCGCCAGCACATCGATTTCAGCCGCCGCTTCGGCCCGCTGATGATTCATGTGCTGCATCAGTTCCACCTGCCCGGCCATCCCGAGATCCTGACCGTCTCCAACATCATCGAGAACGGCAAGCCGGTGGGCCTGGGCGACGCCGGCAAGTACTGGCATTCGGATATCTCGTACAAGGCGCTGCCCAGCCTGGGTTCGCTGCTGCACGCGCAGGAGCTGCCGTCCGAAGGCGGCGACACGCTGTTCGCCAACATGCACCTGGCCTACGACACGCTGCCCGAGGCGCTGCGCAATGCGATTGAAGGCCGCCGCGCCGTGCACTCCTACCTGGCCAAGTACGGTCAACTGCAAAAGGAAGGCAACTGGCGTCCGGACCTGAGCGCGCAACAGGTGGCGCAAGTGCAGGAAGTCTCGCATCCGGTGGTGCGCACGCATCCGGAGAACGGCCGCCGCGCGCTGTTCGTGAGCGAAGGCTTCACCACCCGCATCGAAGGCCTGCCGCAGGACGAAAGCGACGCCTTGCTGGCCGAGCTGTACGCGCACAGCGTGCGTCCCGAGCATGTCTATCGCCATCACTGGCGCGAGCATGATCTGGTGTTCTGGGACAACCGCTCGCTGATCCATCTGGCCGGCGGCACGCCCGACCATCTGCGCCGCAAGCTGTACCGCACCACCATCGAGGGCGACGCGCCGTTCTGA
- a CDS encoding ABC transporter substrate-binding protein, which yields MRLSAAAKDRFAQVLTSAGLALVLAVLALASPSPAQAEGRIRIAEQYGIVYLLLNVARDQQLIEKHGKAEGVDISVEWAKLSGGSAVNDALLSGAVDIAGAGVGPLLTIWDRTRGKQNVKGVASLGNFPYYLVTNNPNVKSIADFTERDRIALPAVGVSVQSRVLQLASAKLWGDAHYDKLDKISVALPHPDAAAAIIAGGTEITGHFGNPPFQEQELAENPKARIVLNSYDVLGGPSSSTVLFATEKFRKDNPKTYKAFQLALQEAAEFATANPEKAADTYLRVTGAKLDRDFLIKIIKNPDVQFKLAPQNTYPLAQFMHKVGAIKTAPASWREYFFDDAVTAQGS from the coding sequence ATGCGTTTGTCCGCCGCCGCAAAAGACCGATTCGCGCAAGTTCTCACCAGCGCCGGCCTGGCCCTGGTCCTCGCCGTACTGGCGCTGGCCTCGCCCTCGCCGGCCCAGGCCGAGGGTCGCATCCGCATCGCCGAGCAGTACGGCATCGTCTACCTGCTGCTGAACGTGGCGCGCGACCAGCAACTGATCGAAAAGCATGGCAAGGCCGAGGGTGTGGATATCTCGGTGGAATGGGCCAAGCTGTCCGGCGGCTCGGCGGTGAACGACGCGCTGTTGTCCGGCGCGGTGGACATCGCCGGCGCGGGCGTGGGGCCGCTCCTGACCATCTGGGACCGCACGCGCGGCAAGCAGAACGTCAAGGGCGTAGCCTCGCTGGGTAATTTCCCCTATTACCTGGTGACCAACAATCCCAACGTGAAGAGCATCGCCGATTTCACCGAGCGCGACCGCATCGCCCTGCCCGCCGTCGGCGTATCGGTGCAGTCGCGCGTGCTGCAGCTGGCCTCGGCCAAGCTGTGGGGCGACGCGCACTACGACAAGCTGGACAAGATCTCGGTGGCGCTGCCGCATCCGGACGCCGCCGCCGCCATCATTGCCGGCGGCACGGAGATCACCGGCCACTTCGGCAATCCGCCGTTCCAGGAACAGGAGCTGGCCGAGAATCCCAAGGCGCGCATCGTGCTCAATTCGTATGACGTGCTGGGCGGCCCCAGCTCGTCCACCGTGCTCTTCGCCACCGAGAAATTCCGCAAGGACAATCCCAAGACCTACAAGGCCTTCCAGCTGGCGCTCCAGGAAGCCGCCGAGTTCGCCACCGCCAATCCGGAGAAAGCCGCCGACACCTACCTGCGCGTGACCGGCGCCAAGCTGGACCGCGACTTCCTCATCAAGATCATCAAGAACCCCGACGTGCAGTTCAAGCTGGCGCCGCAGAACACCTACCCGCTGGCGCAGTTCATGCACAAGGTGGGCGCGATCAAGACGGCGCCGGCCAGCTGGCGCGAGTATTTCTTCGATGACGCCGTCACCGCCCAGGGCAGCTAA